The DNA window ATATTGCTCAACTTTGTTTTTTCGGAGGTCTTTCCGTGTTCAATTGGTTGTCTGTGACTCTTTTTTATTGAGAGTAAGTAAAGAGTAAGTAATGGAGAAATGTGGtgctcttctgatatttaattCCATATAGCGTATTTCATTGGATCATGTATGAAAACTTTTTTGGACCATGATATCTGTGTCTTTCTCTTTCCTTGGGAAAGAGAAATAATGTTACTTTGCCACATGAATTTACCTCTGTGTATCCTCTTGTTGTTTATAAGGGTGCTGGATAATTTGAAGGACTATGCTGTAAGAGCTCTTGTCAATGCTATTGACCACCTTGGTACTGTTGCCTACAAGTTAAGTGATGTTTTGGAGCAACAGACATTGGAGATCTCATCAATGGATATGAAAGTCACATGCCTAAACCAGGTAAATATTTCTATTATCTTTCTGAAGATTTTACTAAAAGATGATCGAGGCTTAAATAAGTTTTTCTTTTTAAGCAACTTCTAACATGCCAAACATTCACGGATGAAGAAGGTCTTAGGCAGCAGCAATTATTAGCTATCATTCCAAGGCATCACAAACATTACATTTTGCCAAGTAAGATGAATGCTTGCTTTGAATGCTGCTTGCCTATTATAAGATTCAAGTGCTTTGAGCCTCTCATCAAATTCTCTCTTTGTCGATGCTAATCTAGACTCTGTCAACAAGAAGGTGCACTTCAGCCCACAGATACAGACAGATCCTAGACAACCTATGCAAGCAAGAGGTCTGCTTTATCCTTCAGGTGGTTGATTTCAGAAGTGTTATAACTTCTCTTAGTTATATAGAGCTTGTAATAAACTAATAATGTTATGTGTTCAAATTACATGTTGATTTAGGTGCTTCTGCTGCAACtactctctcttggcatttaGCATCAGAAACCATATCAACCTTGAAAGGCTTTCCACGTGGTATTATGAGGTTAGTCCTTGAAGTTTTTTGTACTGGTTTTTGACTAAATAAAAACCTCTCATATCTTTTCATGAAGCTGATCCAGCACGAAGGATGTGTAATATTTTCCTACCCTTGCAGCACCGAGGACTCGAAAACGAGTGGAAAAACATCTAGTGCATTCAAATCATCTGGTATGCATACACCATACTTTTCAGCTTTGCTGTGAATCTGAGTAAAAGATGTGAAAACTTGTTCCTTGTCAAGTAGATACGAATGACAAAGCTTGGATGAAATCCATGTCCGCTTCTACTGTGGCTATGCAAACACTGGGGGTTACACGACGGGTAATATCAAATTTCTATAGAACTCATTCTTGATTTCTTTCTTCATTCGATGTTAGTTCATCTGAATAATGGTAAATCATGAACTTCGGTGTTTCTTGTTTAGATTTTTGCCGATTTTGTCAAAAACTGTGAAACCAATGGAAGAAATTTCTGTTGCAGGAGTCTTTGGAGGGCTCCAAACCTATACCTCCATTTAGATCCTTCGACATTCCAAGGGAGAATGTGCACCCACGTCCACCTGGTCGTAGCAAGAGCGTGCTTTCAGCTTTCTTTTCGAAGCCAAAGACCCATCAAAAGTTGAAGACAAATGCATTATTTATAGGATAGTATCACTTTCGCCACATTTTCACCATGTTGGTAGAAATTTGTTCATATTCAACGTGCTGCTTTGTCATTTCTTGGTCGaacattatttaattgttatttgtggattgatcaataaatcatcaagcgagagatgtttgagatttctcTTGAGCAGAATACAACAGTCCTTAATTCTCCATCCCATCTTTGGTTCTTCTTCTTGCGGCTTTGGCACAACACTGTTAGCGATGCTAACACAAAACAAATTTATTTGTCTATTGCTGTATTTAATCTATCGAGGGGAAGACCATAAATAGTACCAAATATTTGGTGACAATTGAATTCCTCGGGGATAGGAGCTTCCCCCGCGGATCAAAGGGTTAGGCATGCAGTATGTGCACTTCCTGCGAGTTCAAGCATTGTGAGGGAGAATCTGTGTTTGATGGACACAAAGTTGGATCCATCCGACAACTGCTGTTGACGGGACGAGTGTTGAATTCTTCCCATCTTCATCAATGCTAACATATAGTAatggatttatttatttattattattattttattttatttagatgATGAAAAATTTAAAGTCGAGTTTTCTTGATATCTGTTTTTCAGGTGCcatttcaataaaaataaagcaGATGTCAGTTTCTAAACCAAAGTGCGTGTTTTCAGGTGAGCTTCTCAATTCAAACAAGCCAGTTACCTGCAAGAGTGGATTTAAAAGTTTAGCTgtagaaaaatgatattttccGTAAAAAAGATTGTACATAGACCCTACAAAACAAAAAGTAAGATTAATTAATTCATGATTTTTTATTGTGGCTAGAAAAATATTTCAGCATATactaaatattttttctttagtgtcatgtataaataaataaattaccaaaaaaaaaaggaatttACTTGCGGTATTTTTTTCTAAATCGAAATCGCGATATTTTCATATGATAGAAATTGAACTGGGCCGGTAAGAAAGAAATGGTTTGGGCCTGATACCTCGCTCTCCTTCTTCTCCATCAGTTCACGGAAACTTACCGCCGAAACCTTATCCAGAACTCCACATTCGGACGAATCGTAAACCGCGGCTGCAATATTGAGAACTCCTTAGAAGTTGATCAAGTCTGGTCAAGAACAGATGAATGAAATTTCGTTTCATTCTTGAACGGTGAAAGAAGTTAAAGGCTTAAATCCAATCTTTGTTGGTTGGACTTGAGAAAGACATCTATCAGAAATTGGGAACTATTTCCGATGTTAGGGAGATGGGTCACAACTGTAACCGAGTTTCTATCACAAAGGCTGAAACACCCCAGTTCTTCCACAATAAATATGAGCTTCGACCGACAAATTAATTTCTTATTGcgaattcaaaattgaatttttatcaaATCTTATCCGGCAcggcttttatatatatatctggtAAAGAACTGAAGAACAAGGACTAAAAATATGGGCCTTGGTAAAAAACATGGTTAGATTAAGTCCATAGAATAGAAGATCGGCCCAAAACAACTCAATACTGTATTTGGAGAGGCCATATTATTTATTAAGCCCACAAATTTTACTTTTTACTCAATTAGTCCCATTTCTTCACCTGCTAACTCTCTGCAATGCGGTTCTCGATGGTAATATTTCTTGCGAAAAGGCACTGATTTGTGGAGAGACATTATTTCGCCGATGGAGACGCAGATTCTGGAGATTAACTTGATCTCCGCCCAGGGACTGAAGCCGCCTTCAACTAACTTGCGCCGCTTGCAGGCCTACGCCGTCGCCTGGGTTAACCCCACCGCCAAGCTGAAGACCCGGATCGACTCCCTTGGTGGTGAAAACCCTACCTGGAACGACAAATTCCTATTTCGCGTCTCTGATGAATTTATTTCTGGCGATACGTCCGCCGTTTCTGTTGAGATCTTCGGTGTCGGGTATATTAAAGATTTCCTCATTGGAACGGTTCGATTTCTGCTTAGCACGTGTCTTAAGAAAATGGATCCCATCAGGCGCAGTGGCGGAGGAACCCCTTCATTCACCGCGGTGCAGATCCGCCGGCCATCGGGTAGATTCCAAGGAGTTCTCAATATTGCAGCCGCGGTTTACGATTCGTCCGAATGTGGAGTTCTGGATAAGGTTTCGGCGGTAAGTTTCCGTGAACTGATGGAGAAGAAGGAGAGCGAGTCCCGGCGACGGCGAAGGCTGAGCCGCGCCGGGTCGAAGCAGAGCTCCGGTGGTGAGTCTTGCGACTTCTCGGACAGCTCCGACTCGACGGCTTCAACGACCTTGAAGGATTGGAATTGCGTCCGGGAAAGGGCGGGAAAGGAGAAAGGGAACCAATCCAACGGTGGGGGATTGCTTTGCGGTTTGGTGATGCAAAGTAAGATTCCTTTCTGTCCGTCGGATAGGGATCTTGAGTTATGGGCAGATTCGTTCGAAGAGAATGGCTGATGGACGTTCCAGATTCGCGATTGAGAAATTGACGGCTGAGATTTTATAAAGTAGCGGCGGACAGTTGTACTGAATTTGGAAAATTTTCAGTGGGCCGCTTAGTTCGAATAAATCAATGGTTATACACATCaagatttaatatttttttaataataacatttttatttttttaaaaatgaaaatatttcttttCAAATATTGAATGTATATTGACTTTTTTCCAGGGAaaaaagaaagattgaattttgTTCTCCAGATTATATAGAATCATCCACTCATCCAAACTAAAATTTCTGAGCttacaaaacacaaaataagtATTTGAATCAAAAAATGCGACGATAATTTATGTAAGCTTAATTTCTTGTTTTTCGAAAGTGGAAGAAAATTCAGAACTCAAGCAtcgaaaattttcaaataagaacatcttttattcaaatttaatgtattaattaaaatatttataaaaagtaAATATTAATGAAGATAGGACGTTGCTTGTGTTCTTGAATCTGAATCTGGTGAAGCACACATCTTCCTCCTGTGGCAAAATTTTAGTATAAGCCAACAAATGATGATATCTtccaccatcttccaattttTTGTTAGGTCACCGAAAGCTTCATTCCATTTCATAAATTAGTTTattgaattaaaaaataaatgaaaggTAAAATAATGAACTTATTATTTATGGCGATCGACATAATGAAATTGAGTATTTGCTTGATAATAACATCAAATTCTGAAGTCTTTGGTATACACTATGCAACTTGTTTTTATTTCCGAttttcttgattattgtttgcatGTTTTGTCCATGCATGGTATATCTTGTGATTGAACTTTTGATTAATGAATTTGTATTtaccaatttaaaaaaaaaattcaaaaatcttgaaaataGGAGAGaggataaagaaaattttaatattttatgtaatttaatAATGATATGAGGGTATGGTTTTGACCTTGAAACCATTCGTATCGATTGGAACTGTTGGATGGATGATATgttcattattaaaaaaaatcttatccaagatttaaaatttttaaaaatagtatttaagtGGACgaatgtggggcccttagctcctaatcattattacaatgcaatcagattagggtttaattaatcacagcggaaaacgggtttaaaatttcttttacgacgagcccaaaacatctcttctagatttataatactaaaaatagtatttaatctcaactcataaaacatgcccacacgaaatcaaaaccaatcatattcaaacaactcatatcctcgggacatgccccggtatatagatacatatacatatatactgggaacaagacataaacaaaaacctcagcccaagctgtggcttcctccagaagtgccctctctggcctcctgatatcctggagtacctgccattgtccacacacaaagacaacaacagccccccttgggggtgagcaaagctccgtatggaacaaccaatcatatataccacagatatctaaacaatgatatatggtatgcaatgcatgtatgtcgtggaggtatcaggtcaaatgcccatccactgagcacatgtcagaatcaatcgaatcgctatcaaatcaaatcaatgctcgagctggcacaccggccgatatgggaatacacatatgacaacgtcgacgaagcgtcgtcaatcccacatctcatatccaatcatatggggccacaattgtctatgctttacgggtcatataataccggcatagcgattgtgttcacaaaccccggaatccaatcaaatcatatcagggtatccaaggatcatagctcaacgtgcatgtcatgtagtgacccgttccagaatcacctactaatcagaacttaagcatgcaaaattaacatttaaaactgaatcaggtaaacagcggaaaaacaataatacaacccaatcgaatctgtaagtacaaaatacttaaacaaccagatcgaactaaattccaagaacaaataccaacaactacaggtcaacctctgccagctccctgtccactccctcctggaccgtataacctgagacctgccccatcgaatagggtgtccaaaacagagataaaccgaggacgtgagcataaaacgctcagtaccgaaagcatgagtatacaagactatgacatgcatgtatgcaaaatgtactggataccaggatctgggtataacgaaatactgctcagacaaatgacgtcaaggtatgtagcactctgcgccgtcgcaccaggaggtggctcccataccaaatgaacctgtggatatatcggtgacctgaccaccgtcggccaacggggtccaaccatccacacaaatgagggctgagcaccctctcaacaggctatctcaaagataatcaggctcaacatgattatgcaaatgccgcataataaaccatgcatcatatgacagataataatgcaacatataaacatgcaacacatagtaaagcatactcaatcctgctatctcggatagtactttcgtacctcaaaccagtagatcctagcaatcagccctagaatcaagcctacaatccaagtgataccatatcactaaaccacatctaaaagccctaactagactaatagatactcccaaatctcaaagggaacccagaactatacctgcgtccgtagtcagcccactgatgccgctagcccccaactagagcacagctccgctacaaaaccagtagctccccgctagtgcccgaacctcgggaaaagactagaaacccatcagaaacgactaaaacgctctggaactctcggaattggcgagtgaaaagtgaagcctcgcgcttctatttatagacaacgatcggacgatccgatccacttcggacgctccgatccggtacacttcggacgatccgatccacttcggacgatccgaacattgcatgtcttccacgtgtccagccacccgtcttcggacgatccgaaccctgatcggacgatccgaactctgacatgacatgactcgtctgactccgaacagaacggacgatccgaacccacttcggacgatccgaaccaacttcggacgatctgaacccggttcggtccttccgatcccaccgaaatacaattaatccaataattaactcaaattaggcatcgggatactacattctccccctctaaaaagtatttcgtccgcgaaatcgagtctgaagaatgacaattctgaacaacaatacattcaacttaagaatgaattacaacttgaaagcacaactgaaattacaatcataactgaaaatactacaactagaacatctctggatgctctgaccgcatgcgactctctagttcccaagtagcttcttcagtacctcggcgctgccactgcactaagacaagaggaatagtcttattccgcagtaccttatccttccggtctaagatcaaaaccggtctttccacaaaagacaaatccggattcagctgaacttctgttggatgcaaaacatgagactcatccgctacgtatcgtctcagcaaggacacatgaaacacattgtgaacactagacagatacggtggcaaagctaatctgtaggccaaatctcccacacattctaagatctcaaaaggaccaatgaatctcggagatagcttatccttgagtccaaatctcagaatcctccgaaaaggtgataccttgagaaacactttctcgcctgcatcaaaatgaagaggtctgcgcttggtgttcgcataactcgcttgtcgatcctgagcagtcttgatccgctgtttgatcacaagaactttgtccatggcctgctgaatcaattctggaccctcgacctgtcgttctccgacttcttcccagaacaggggagtacgacaacgtcgaccatacaatgcttcaaacggagacataccaatactcctatgaaaactgttgttgtatgcaaactctatcagtggcagatgatcctgccaagctggcccgaaatccatcacacaagatctcaacatatcctcaagagtacgaatagtcctctctgactgaccgtcagtctctgggtgatatgcagtattcaaactcaaggtagtgcccaaagcttgctgaaagctgccccaaaatctagacgtaaatcgaggatctctgtcactgacgatactcacgggcacaccatgaaaccgtacaatctcctgaatgtacaaccgtgccatccgatcgaaagtgaaatctctgttatacggaagaaaatgggcagacttagtaagtcgatccactaccacccagatagcatctctattccccacagacataggcaagtgagtcacgaagtccatcgtgatatgctcccacttccactccggaataggaagattctgtaacaaacctccgggtcgtcgatactcagccttcacctgctgacagactaggcacttggagacatactgataaacattacgtttcatacccttccaccaaaatcgagtcctcaaatctttatacatcttgttgctccctggatgaacactcaacttgctacgatgagcctgggacaaaatctcctccctcaaagtgtcatcttccggtacaacaacacgaccagataagcacaaaagaccctcggactgatagtggaatccagaagtattatctccatcagccaaccgagctaatttctgaaccttagaatcagacatctgagcatctctaatccgagaatacaaaactggctcggacaaaatagtagctatacggatactctctgttcccttccgatgcttacaattgaatcccatcgaacagaaatcctgaataatcccagatacagcacaagtctgaagagcagataacctcaccttgcgactaagagcatcggccgtgaggttcgcagatcctggatgatacttgatctcacaatcgtaatccttgagtagatccatccaacgacgctgacgcatgttcaactcagcctgagtgaacagatacttcaaactcttatgatcagtgaagatctcaaatcgctcaccatacagataatggcgccagattttcaaagcaaaaacgatcgctgctaattccagatcatgaacaggatagttttcctcatgaggctttaactgtctcgacgcataagcaatcacatgctcattctgcatcagaacacaccctagtccctgtaaagaggcatcggtgtaaacactgaaaccaccagatccagacggtaaagccaaaacaggcgcagatgtcaaacgtctgcgaagttcccagaaactctcttcgcactctgatgtccactcaaatgaaatatctttccgagtgagctgagtgagtggcttagcaatctgagagaagttggcaatgaaacggcgataatacccagccaaccccagaaaactgcggatctcggctactgtcgtcggacgcgaccagttcaataccgcttccaccttgctcgggtcaactgaaactccctcgctagaaatgacatgaccaaggaatacaaccctgtcaatccaaaactcacatttacttagcttcgcataaagctgattctcgcgaagtgtctgtaaaataatcctcaagtgttgtgtgtagtagcccgaattccaaattgggtaattaacggagtattggtgattaagaaggtttaaggtgtaattttgaccgagtcatgatcggacggaccgaagatggttcggaagcaccgaagagttcgtaaggtccgaagtgggttcggtggatccgaccattaggtgtcaagagttgatcgacacgtgggagttcggacgttccgaagtgtaggttcggtggatccgatcatgaggtgtcaagagcagctggacacgtgcatgttcggacggtccgaagtgtatgatcggaggatccgatcatgagctgtcaagagccaatggacacgtagcgttcggacgttccgaagtggtgttcggaggatccgaacatggcctataaatagtgctcggatttcctcattttgacttgccatttcttgagattgagtctttagtgagagatttggaaggtttctagggttagttgttggtcgagcgatagccaagagctgccaggagtagtagcgtagcggcgcctgagttacgaggcaatcgacatcaaagggctgtcgacggacgaaggtaaaccctaaacctttggtagtactagggagtactggttttgctagtcgagcatggtagtattgattgagtatgcttttgatgcgtaggcttgttctagacctgattagcggtgttgcgtaaggctaggcttgctgtgatagaggtacgaaagtactatccgagatatcctggttgagtatacattcttatatgtgttgcatgattatgtggtgcattgatatatgtcatatgatgcatgctattatgtcacgtttattactgcacgttgcatttcatgttgagccgtattctcctttgagatagcctttactgttgagctgtatctctttcgagataagctatatcttgggaccgctcagccctgtcttgtggacgcatggacaccgagagtacacagtggccgacgggtcgggagggcttcggtggtccgggacattttaggtccacgtctgtcttgtagtggatgcagtgacccagaggtgtaccgcgcggcactatccacttggcgcctctagactgagcattgttgagatccttttgagactcctgtttcttgactaccccggtatcatgatcatagcatgtgcatttcatataggtctgtatactcatacttttgtactgggcgttcttatcgctcacgtcctcggttttgtttattcttggacaccccattcccacggggcaggcctcaggttggacagctcaggaggagcaggaggaggacgttgagtagctggttggtttagtttatcggtattgttttgattcgatatggttgtattggatattttattttgagttgttctagacttcgattgggttgtataattatagttgtcgacttttccgctgttatctctgattattgttaattaggttaattgcatgcttagtttttgattagtaggtgattctggaacgggtcactacattgtgcgtgttcttgctgatcatgcgaatagattaagatatcatctataaacaccacaacaaacttatccaagaaatcccgaaatacccgattcatcagatccataaaaactgctggtgcattcgtcaccccaaaaggcataaccagaaactcataatgcccataccgggtcctgaatgcattcttcgatatatctccctgatgaactcgaagctgatgataaccagaccttaaatcaatcttggaatacacagaggtaccttgcagttgatcaaataaatcatcaatccgtggcaacggatacttattctttatcgtcgcacgattcaactgccgataatctatgcagagccgcatagaaccatccttctttttgacaaaaagaactggtgctccccacggggacacactgggtcgaatataccccttgtcaagaagatcctgcaactgctgtttcaattcttgcatctccgatggagctaaacgataaggagctctagagattggtgccgtgcctggcactaaatcaatgccgaaatctacTTCCCGAacaggaggaaaaccaggaatctcctcgggaaaaacatccggaaaatcgcaaaccactggaatgtcaccgaCACCGATACtacctgcggacgaatcaatagcatagataaggtagcctt is part of the Primulina eburnea isolate SZY01 chromosome 1, ASM2296580v1, whole genome shotgun sequence genome and encodes:
- the LOC140839119 gene encoding protein ABIL1-like, with the translated sequence MEVEKARVGNQPKTFDEASMERSKSFVTALQELKNLRPQLHSAAEYCEKSYLHSEQKQMVLDNLKDYAVRALVNAIDHLGTVAYKLSDVLEQQTLEISSMDMKVTCLNQQLLTCQTFTDEEGLRQQQLLAIIPRHHKHYILPNSVNKKVHFSPQIQTDPRQPMQARGLLYPSGASAATTLSWHLASETISTLKGFPRGIMSTEDSKTSGKTSSAFKSSDTNDKAWMKSMSASTVAMQTLGVTRRESLEGSKPIPPFRSFDIPRENVHPRPPGRSKSVLSAFFSKPKTHQKLKTNALFIG
- the LOC140813826 gene encoding uncharacterized protein gives rise to the protein METQILEINLISAQGLKPPSTNLRRLQAYAVAWVNPTAKLKTRIDSLGGENPTWNDKFLFRVSDEFISGDTSAVSVEIFGVGYIKDFLIGTVRFLLSTCLKKMDPIRRSGGGTPSFTAVQIRRPSGRFQGVLNIAAAVYDSSECGVLDKVSAVSFRELMEKKESESRRRRRLSRAGSKQSSGGESCDFSDSSDSTASTTLKDWNCVRERAGKEKGNQSNGGGLLCGLVMQSKIPFCPSDRDLELWADSFEENG